One stretch of Echeneis naucrates chromosome 11, fEcheNa1.1, whole genome shotgun sequence DNA includes these proteins:
- the LOC115051465 gene encoding replication protein A 32 kDa subunit-like: MEALSPRKWRTQFSPAFEGAFDMKATLEILPCTVSQLLSATLLGKDTFSICDWELNQVSLVGIIRGISAFVTNIQYSLDDMTGPPLNVKQWVNTEDCAVMTSGSPGTYMKVIGTLRNYSGQRSLLAMNIRCIQDLNEITSHMLEVVQAHMQLFGKVFDVNMNTTASLSGRCSSRCPAGVWTSERFTIHSQVLHAVRKSSNCRIGISFQDLRTQLINLSMRDIRSSLTFLINEGHVFSTIDEQHFKSMDA, translated from the exons ATGGAGGCTTTGTCGCCCAGGAAATGGAGGACACAATTCTCACCTGCTTTTGAAGGAGCCTTTGACATG AAAGCAACTCTCGAAATTTTGCCCTGCACTGTGTCTCAGCTTCTGTCTGCAACTCTACTTGGAAAGGACACATTTTCAATCTGTGATTGGGAACTCAACCAG gtgTCTCTTGTGGGCATCATCAGAGGGATTTCTGCCTTCGTGACCAACATCCAGTACTCTCTGGATGACATGACTGGACCGCCTTTAAATGTGAAGCAGTGGGTCAACACAGAG gactgtgctgtgatgacaTCTGGGTCTCCTGGAACATACATGAAGGTGATAGGAACTCTACGCAACTACAGT ggtcaaaggtcattgcTGGCAATGAATATCCGCTGCATCCAGGACCTGAATGAGATCACATCACATATGTTGGAAGTGGTACAAGCCCACATGCAGCTCTTTGGAAAG GTTTTCGATGTGAATATGAACACCACTGCCTCACTGTCTGGAAGGTGCAGCAGTCGATGTCCTGCTGGCGTGTGGACAAGTGAAAGGTTCACCATACACAGTCAG GTACTGCACGCTGTCAGGAAGTCCTCTAACTGTCGGATCGGCATCAGTTTCCAGGACCTGAGGACACAGTTGATTAACCTCAGTATGAGAGATATCAG ATCATCTTTGACTTTCCTGATAAATGAAGGACACGTGTTCTCTACCATCGATGAGCAACATTTTAAGTCAATGGATGCTTAG
- the pdik1l gene encoding serine/threonine-protein kinase pdik1l: protein MVSSQPKYELIQEVGRGSYGVVYEAVVKRTGARVAVKKIRCHSPENVELALREFWALSSIQSQHPNVIHLEECILQRDQLAQRMNHGSSSPLYLELVETSLKGEITFDPCCAYYLWFVMDFCDGGDMNAYLLSRKPSRKTNTSFMLQLGSALAFLHRNQIIHRDLKPDNILISQACTPAGSSEPTLKVADFGLSKVCSTSGLNPEEPASVNKCFLSTACGTDFYMAPEVWEGHYTAKADIFALGVIIWAMVERITFVDVETQKELLGSYVQQGSEIVPLGEALLENPKMELLIPARKKSMNSHMKQLIREMLSANPQERPDAFELELRLVRIACRELDWDT, encoded by the exons ATGGTAAGCAGCCAGCCGAAATACGAGCTGATCCAGGAGGTGGGGCGTGGCAGTTATGGTGTGGTCTATGAGGCAGTAGTGAAACGTACTGGGGCCCGGGTGGCAGTGAAGAAGATCCGCTGCCACTCTCCAGAGAATGTGGAATTGGCCCTGCGTGAGTTCTGGGCCCTCAGCAGCATCCAAAGCCAGCACCCAAACGTCATCCACCTGGAGGAGTGCATCCTACAGCGGGACCAGCTGGCCCAGAGGATGAACCATGGTTCCAGCTCCCCGCTCTACCTGGAG CTGGTGGAGACATCTCTTAAAGGTGAGATCACCTTTGACCCATGCTGTGCCTACTACTTGTGGTTTGTCATGGACTTCTGCGATGGGGGTGACATGAACGCCTACCTGCTATCCCGCAAGCCCAGTCGTAAGACCAACACCAGCTTCATGCTGCAGCTGGGCAGCGCCTTGGCCTTCCTGCACCGCAACCAGATCATACACCGCGACCTCAAACCGGACAACATCCTCATTTCACAGGCCTGCACGCCGGCTGGGTCGTCTGAGCCCACCCTCAAAGTGGCCGACTTTGGTCTGAGCAAAGTCTGCTCCACCTCTGGACTGAACCCCGAGGAGCCAGCTAGTGTCAACAAGTGCTTCCTGTCCACAGCTTGTGGAACAGACTTCTACATGGCCCCTGAGGTCTGGGAGGGCCACTACACAGCCAAGGCAGATATCTTTGCCCTGGGGGTGATTATCTGGGCCATGGTAGAGCGCATCACCTTTGTGGATGTAGAGACTCAGAAGGAGCTGCTGGGGAGCTATGTGCAGCAGGGCTCAGAGATTGTGCCCTTAGGGGAGGCTCTGTTAGAGAACCCAAAGATGGAGTTGCTGATCCCAGCCAGGAAAAAGAGCATGAACAGCCACATGAAGCAGCTGATCAGGGAGATGCTGTCGGCGAATCCTCAGGAGCGGCCTGACGCATTTGAACTTGAGCTCAGACTGGTCCGTATTGCCTGCAGAGAGCTGGACTGGGACACGTGA